The DNA segment CGTCACCTCTTGGTGCACCACTAACAACGGCTTCTTCTTCTATTCCCTACCACGCTGTACTTGAATATAATATTGTCATAAGTGGTAGTACCCTTATTTAATATGCAGTCCCCAAATTtataatatacattatctctgcaaaaaaatgctgaaaaattcaattcaattacattaaattacttttaatataaagtatgcagaagcaaaaataaaagtaaaacactatcatcaaaacattatgaaaatatttcctgATTATTTTCAGTGGATCATTTAATCAGCAGTGACTATCGCCTTATAAAGGCCTGAGGTACATAAAGAAGCAATCTTCTCTCTCCAGGTGAGAGACCCGAGCCAGGAAGCCTGCGGTCGTCTCACTTTCCTTAAAGAGTGTAAGACCATAAAAGGCCTTCCACAAACCGCCGTGTGCAACCTGAACATCACACTTCCAGCAGTGAAAAAGGTAAGGTAGCGTTGAACTCACCATTCTCTGTTGTCACCTCCATAACCATTGTCATGGTTAGGGTAGTTTCGGCCCCAATAACAGTGatagaagaaagacagagaaagacttTGGCCAAACTGCCGCCACTGtgtcttttatctgtttaaaGCTTTTCTCTATGTATATCGGTTATCTATGCAGTGGATTCTTTGTTCATTGGCTGTTTCATTATGTTCCTACCTATCTTTTGATTTGGATGACATGCTTTTGGCTGAGGGCTTTTGTGCTGAAGGCTTTTTTTGATTATCAGGCTGGCTTTTCGTGGCTTCAGTttgctgtttttgctgctgAGTGTTGGCGCtttatacttttttctttctttttttttggttattgtttgtttggtctgtgttttgtttttttttgtttttttcatttgctgagTTTGCTAAAGTGGCTTCTCTTCTCAGTTGGAGCTTCTGTCACTCACTCCTTTTTCACACCCTGATGTTTCTTTTCCCCCTGCTTTCCATGTTATGTTACTCCCCCCTCCGTTTCTGCAATGCATCTTGGGAACCAGGAAATGGAGTCAGATGCCGAGGATGAGGTAAACCACACCCTCCCCACCATGTGCTCTGCGCTAGATCTATAGTGGCCCTGCTCTGCTCATCATAGCCTTCTTTCCGCTTCTACAAGGGCAATAAAAGCTTTCCTTGTTCAAAGCAACCTTTAGCTGCTCAGTTTTGCATGACATGACATTGTAGATATGAAAACATATCTGTTTTATCCTTATCCTTTGCGCTCTACAGTATGTGATATAAGTGGCTTTGGAGTTTAGATATACTTACATTGTTCTTTAGTCAAgatttaactttattaacattaGCTTAAATTGATTATAAGTACTTATAAGGTAGAGTTTGTAGCCTTATCATGACTAACTCAAGCTAATGTGCTTAGCTTGGCAACACCTATTGTAAGCACTTAACTAAAGATTGCAGTGCAGTGATACTCCTTAAAGAAGAATTTGCTGCCATTTTATACAACTGTTTAAAATGGGCTTTGTTCTTATGTTAATACCAACTAATGCGGACTATTGGGTTTGCTTTAATTTGACATTATAAGGTCCAAATGTTGCTCATTTGGCAGCACTATACACTGTAGGGTGACCTAGAACTGATAggattttgtgttgtttactATTGTTGCAGACTGAAAAGCCAGAGCGACGTCATACCTTTGCATCCCTAGCCTTACGTAAGCGCTACAGCTATCTGGCCGAGCCTGCACTGAgtgagtttgacattttcactaACAAAACCCTTTGATGAATAATAACAATGCAAATTTTCGTGGATAAGTTAGTTTACAGCATTAACAGTTTTAATTAACCTGTAAGATGCGTTATCAATATGTAGATAGATGTGACTTACTTACTGTAATAAATGCATATTTCTCATCCTACATAACTTGCACTGTCCACATGCTTGATAACAACATGGTACATATTTTTGCATGGGTCAATGAGTGGTTTTTAAGTTTTCGTGCTGTGCTTGCTCACGTTGTGAGTTGTACTTTTTCTGGGTTTGTTTCCACTGCTGAGTTGTAGATGTCAAAATGCAGCAACATCAAAAATTTTTCTATGACTTCCCAACACAATGTGAATTGGCATTTTGGAAGGAGGTCAAAgtaaaattttatttgtttttcatttgtccCTTCTGAGTTTAAAGCTGTTTTTGGCTTTGTGATGATGTAGCAGCTTTTTTTGTGGGACAAAAATGCATGGTAGGAGGTCTTGAGTTTGAGCTCTTTCAGGtgtgtcttttcagttttttctcactctctgcttGTCACCACTTCTTGTCGACCTTGCATGACAAAATGGGAAAcacattttgtcatattttgttCGTTATGTAATAAACGGAAAATGGAAACTTCTGCAGCCCATGGCTCTATTGTATCATAGTGTCTTTGGGGAATCTGTCATTATGTAATTTTTGGACCAAACAGATAAAAGGCACTTTAAAAAGCGGATTGAAATTAGAGCCAGAATCCATACAATGTTTTAGAACATCTAAAGTCCAAAGAGAGAAGTTGTTTTGTGTTACTCCTGGAGCATTTGTCTCGccatttttctgttgtcagtTATTAGTCTACGCCATTGTCTCTGAAATTTTACTTTGCTGCTGAATGTGCTTCATTCAGTTTATTCATtacattgttgttgctgttgttgttctttgtGTCATCTTCCAGTCTTGAATCACACGGAAACACAATTGTTTCTTTTCATCCATCTTCAGACAATATTCAAATATCTTATCTCAGCACTTCgtaaaactgctgttttcctTCTTTGATACCAGGACTGCGTCACTGACcaactcttcctcctctgatctcttttctttcacatttttttttcttcctttcccttCCCCAACATAATTTTCTGTTACCTTTACTACTCCACATTCTTTGGATTATTTTTCCCATTCCTTCTTCACCATTATTTCTACAAATTCATCTGAAGAAACAGCAGTTGAGCGAAGCACAGCAGCAAGAACACTGCCTGCTGGTTACCCTCACAAACCTGTCTTTCCAACCAGACCTTACCCACCATGGTCGACTGCTCCTATTACCGTCCCTGGCCAAACAAGGCCAGGAGTGGGGGGTTCCGTCGCCTCTACCGATTCACCGGCAGGCTCACCAGCTGCTTCTCCATTGAAATCTACCTGGCCCCTCTCCTCCCCGTCACCTGCATGCCCTGCAACTATCAAAGCCACCCTTGGAGCTCCACCACCAGTACCTACCCTGTCATCCCCAGTTAAATCAATTAGCGACATAGTGTCCTCATCCCCCATCAGGTCTTACAGGACTATGCCTTCACCCATTAAAACCGTTGTCCAGCAGGGTCAATACCCTGTCCAGGCATCTGCCAGCCTTGTGTCCTCTGGAAGCCCATGTAAACCTGCCACAGATCCAGCATCCATCAAGAACCTTGCTTCGGCATACACATCAAGGACTTCCCCACTTCACTCAATATCCAATGGTCCTGTGCCAGAGAGGTCATCAGCTCCTATTACTGCTCCTGCATCGCCAAAGACACCTTACAACATGTACAATGCTAATCTGCCTTTTAAAACTGCCCTTGGGTCCACAGTTGTGACAGATGCAGTGGCACCTAACCTTCCTTCTGGTAAAAGCATATCCAGCCTGTCCTCTTTGAAAACCTCTGTAGATTCAACACTCTCATCCCGAGGAGGGAGAACATCCCTTTCGTCTCTCTCTTCAACTGGGCAGACAACCATTGCTTCCTCAGAACTGTCCATGATGAACGGATCAGTATCACCTGTCAAATATCCATCCTCTTCGTCCACGCCATCCTCCCCTTCTTCTCGTCTTATCTCTGAGAGGAGTAGCAGCCTTCAGGAGAGGATTCAGGCTACCACCCAAGCAGCAACATCTGGTGTTAGTGCAGCCATAAATGAAGCTATAGACTCATACTCAGTCTCAGGCTACGGCACTCTTAAAACACAGTCCTCCTCACGTAGATCTGCAACAGCAAGCTCTGCTTACGGTTCCATGAGATCTGTAGTTGCTTCCCCCAGTTCAGCAGTTTCATCTAATACGGTGACTGTACCTGTGTACTCATTAGTAAACGTCATCCCAGAGACCCCTGTCAAACCAGGGCCAGGGTCTCTCAAAATGGCATTGCCTGATTCCCCTCGTCCCTCATCCTCgtcatcttcctctctgtcttcctgtgttaccacatcaaaaataaattccCAATTGAAATCCCCCCCGTTCATCACACCACCTATTATCCACCCAACAGCAGCCTCCAACCAGGAAATACTAAAAGATGTAGCAGACATGAAAGAGGATCTGATCAGAATGTCAGCAAtcctacagacagacacacagacagcagccaaAACTGTCCAAACATCAAATACTGGCACTCCCAAAGAGACCAAGTTAGAGGATGAAGAGCCATTTACTCTAGttgagaaagtgaaagaagatTTAGTGAAAGTCAGTGAAATATTACAGAAAGATATCATGAGTGAAGGTAAGGCCATTGCAGGTAAAGAGAGACCCTCAGAGGATGAATGGGAGGAATTTTCCAAAGATGAGATTGAGGAGGCACAAAGAAGTACCCTCACAGACTATTACCCACTGTTTGATGAAAACACGCTCCTTCTCAAGCACCAATCCATGTCAAGCAAAGACCTAGAGTTAGCTAAAGTAGTAGACTTTTTAACAAATGACTTTGGTGCTAATTCTCTCTCCAAAATGACAGAGTTGAAATGTAAGTATGAGGAGGCGACAAAAAGGGAaggggaggaaaaacaaaaacgtgTTCTTAAACCATCTATGTCGATACAAGAGCACAAACTCAAAATGCCTCCACCAGTCTCAGGCATGCTCAGATCTCCCTCAGAGAAGGACCTAAGCAAACTTGCTGAGTCATATCAGGGGTCTGAGACTATTTTGGAATCACCTGAGGACCTGTCTCATGAGCAGGATAAAAGTCCCCTGTCAGACAGCGGGTTTGAGACCAGGAGTGAAAAGACACCCTCTGCTCCTCAGAGTGCAGAGAGCACAGGACCTAAGCCCTTATTCACAGATTCACCCATCCCTCCCTGTGTGACTGAGACCAGGACTGAAGTGGTCCACATTAGGAGCTATGAGCAGCCTGACGATCCTTGTGAGCCTCTCCTGATGGAGGAGGCAGCATCTGCCCCTCCTTCTATAGAGCCAGATCCAGCTTCAATAAGCTCTACCAAAGCCCTACAGATGAAAATGCCGGAAGAGGACTCCATGATGAACAAAAGTGTGTGTCTTAAAGAGGAAACTCATATCACCACTACCACTAGAATGGTGTATCACAAGCCACAACTGACTGATGGCGCAGAGATTAGAGAGGAGGGTATGTCGGTCAGTGATATCATGAAAGCTTTCCAGTCAGGTAGGGACCCATCTAAAGAACTGGCAGGCCTTTTTGAACACAAGGCTAGCCAGGATTCTGTCAAAGGTGATGAGCTGACTCCTAGATTTCTAGATAGAGACATTAAATCCAAACCTAAAGTCGAGAGGATAATTGAGGTTCATATCGAAAAGGGCCACAGCACAACAGAGCCAACTGAGGTTATTATCAGGGAAACCAAAAAACACCCTGAGCTTTATGTCTACAAGGGGGACCGTGGAATTAGGGAACTTACTGATTACGATGAGGCCcaacaggaagaagaggagctCACTGCTGAAGAATCCCTGCCCTCCTTCCTAGAAACATCTCGCGTTAACACCCCAGTGTCACAGGAGGAAGACAGTCGCCCAAGTTCTGCTCAATTGATGGCAGATGATTCATATAAAGCCCTGAAACTGTTGAGCCAGCACTCTATAGAGTACTGTGATGATGAGCTGTCAGAGATCAGAGGCGAGTCGTATAGGTTTGCTGAGAAAATGCTACTGTCAGAGAAACTTGATGTGTCTTCAATGTCTCACTCTGACACAGAGGATTCAGCAATGATGACTGACAAGAGCCGGCACCTAATTCATGAGGAGAATGGTAGCCGTGGCGCTGAGAGCATGAGTCAGCAGCAAGGAAGCCCCAAAAGAGAGTTTGTCTCCAAGTCATCAAAAGATGGGTCCCCTAAATCTGGTAAATTCTTGCACAGGGAGGAACCATCTCCGTTTGATAAAGTGACAGTGCTCCATTACTCCACAGATCAGGGCAGCCCCAAGCATGCTGTTTGGATGCGATTTACAGAGGATAAACATGACAGAAGCAGGGATAAGCTCCTTTATGAGGATAGGGTGGACCAAACTGTAAAGGAAGCTGAAGAAAAACTCTGTGAGGTATCTCAGTTCTTCCGTGACAAAACAGAGAAGCTCAATGATGAGTTGCAGTCCCCTGAGAAAAAGCCAATGAGACGAGAGGTAAAGGAACCCAGATCCTGGCCTAGCTCAGCATGCAGTAGCCCTGAGAAAACGCAGCAGAAATCTAAGGCAGGAGAAGAGGTGTTCAGTAAAAGCAAACTCAGGGAGCCTTCggttgttaaaatgtttgggAGCACCCcaacaactgaaaagaaaagctctAGCTTACCAAGCAGCCCCCAGAAGAGCGTTCTCTCTCATACCAGTGACgataaaattaaacaacaaactaAGACAAGTGAATCTGCACCCTCTTCTCCTGCTCATGTAAAATCAACATCGAAAGTCAGTGCTGTGAGGATGAAGTTTGAATCTGAGGCTCAGAAACAAAGTCAGTCTAGTCCAACCAAAGTTCCTCCTCCAGTGCAGCCAAAACCTTCAATAAAGAAATTACAGGAGAGCAAACTTCCCGTTTATCAGTTTTTTGCAGGAGGAAAAGCATCAAAAGTGTCTGAAGCATCAGAAGATGAAACCTTTAAAAAGGATGTTGAGCAGGATAAATGTGATGCCACAGACAGCAGTAAACCTGCTGTGATATCAACATCCAAAGCCCCAAAACATATAGGAGAAAAACTGCCGAACAAAAATATCCCAGAGGCCTCGTTGCGAAGACCAATTAGTGAAACTGAGAATGACAAAGCAACTGCTAAAGGGAAAGATGTCCATTCCAGTGTTACTCAGGAATTTAAAGAAAGCAATAAAGTCCAGAAAGTTCAGACATCTATTGTTCATGATGCTGTTAGATTACTAGAGAAAGAGAGTGATGCTAAAAAATAccaacaaattacaaaaagtgAGTCTGCTTCCAAAGAAGTAATAGCTGAGCTGCCCAAAAAAGATGGCGAGGAACCACTAAACAAAAATctcagaaaaaagacagaatctCAAATTCCTATAAGAACAGCATCCTCTACTTTAGATAATGACCtcacaaagaaacagacaatAATTAAACCTTCACAGATACCTACATTATCTAAAAGCAAAATACAGATGAGTCTTGAGACAACCCCagcaaaaacagatgaaaatctAACCTTTGAAATTCTAGATAATGCACCCAAAGACTCCAACTCCAATAATCTTCCTAGCCCTAGAGAAATGCTGGAAAATGTCATAAACCCTCCAGCTGCTACAACAACCAAAGAGAACTTCAAGGGCATCAAAACATTACCTGTTTATGTCGGTGTTCAGGtgggcaggcaggcagagagggaggccAAAGGAGCACTGTACACAGTCAAACAGAAATCAAACTCAGCAATCAGCCCCATAAGCCCAGATGATGACACACTAGAACAGGTGTCTTTCATAGACAGCTCAGGGAAAAGCCCCCTTACACCAGAGACCCCCAGCTCTGAGGAAGTCAGCTATGACCTCACAGTCAGGACACCTGATGGCTTTATGGGATTCATGCCAGGGAAACCCAGTCCCATCCTGGAGGTATCTGAGGAATCAGAGGAGGATGACCAAGGcaaagtttttttctcttttaaagaGGCCCTGCCAGAAAGGAAAACTGATATTCATGCCACCCAAGCAGACCTTGCTAATGCTAATAAGcaagaaacagaaatgaatgataACCTGCAGGAATTAACAAATAGATTCAATCAGCAAGTAACAACAGCCAATGGCGAGTATGAGGAAATTACAGGCCAGGAGCATCAAGAAGTTTCAAAAGACAAAGGTATCGCATATATTGAattccctccccctcctcctctggacTCAGCTTCAGAAATTTCAGACCCAGAAAGGAAAGGTTCCTGTGCCTCttcagagactgagacagaaatgATGGAAGTAAACTTACAGGAAGAACACGACAGGTATCTGCTGACTGAGCCAATTATACGAATCCAACCCCCTTCCCCGGTGCCTCCTGGGGAAGATGACAGTCAGTCAAACGGTGATgaaggagatgatgatgagtcaATCTTTCAACCAATTCCTTGCAAGAAATTTACTTTCAAAGTtcctgaggaggaagaggaaaagaagaaagataagGAAAAGGCGACTAAAtccaaaaaacatgacaaaaatggAAACAACAAAGAACTTAATGGTGGGACCAATGGCTCCAATGGTTCTTATGGCTCCAATGGCTCCAATGGTTCCAATGGTTCTAATGACAAAGGAGAGGACTATGAATAtgaacaaaatggaaatgatcAATCGATAACAGACTGTTCAATAGCCACAACAGCTGAATTTTCTCATGACACAGATGCAACGGAGATAGACTCCCTAGATGGATATGAACTtcaggatgaggatgatggcCTGTGTGAGCAGGCAGATTTACGGTTGTTTGGTCTTCCAGACAGCCGAAGAGATGTCTGGGCAACAGACACTTTTAGGTCCACTGACCGCTCTTTTCCCCAGACCAAACTTGAAGTTATTGAAGAGGAGAAAACCCCAGAAGAATGTCAAAAGGACACTTTCAAAAAAGATACCCCTTCAAATGGTGGTAAACCTGATGCTGTTAGTAAAGATGGGGTTACAAGTCAGGAACAAAAACCCTCAGATAAAGAGGGATTTTCAGACACTTACTTTAGTTATAAGTTAGAGGAGGAGTTTAACTCTCCCTTTAAGACTGTTGCCACTAAAGGGCTGGACTTTGACCCCTGGTCCAGTAAAGGTGGAGAAGAAGATATCGTTGACATGGGAGGGACACGGGGAAGCAATGGTGAGCCTAAGCCTTTTGGACTAGCAGTGGACGAACAGTCTCAGGCTACGACACCAGACACTACCCCAGCCCGAACACCAACAGACGATAGTACGCCGACAAGCGAGCCAAATCCATTCCCCTTCCATGAAGGGAAGATGTTTGAGATGACACGCAGTGGTGCGATTGACATGAGCAAGAGGGACATGGTGGAGGAGAGGCTCCAGTTTTTTCAGATTGGTGAGCATTACTACTCGGCGGGCAGGTACAGTGTCAGAGAATCAGAGGTAGACGCCTCCTCACAACACAGGGATCAGTTTAGTACTCAGGATCCCACAGATACCTCAATAGTTCCTCAAGTCTCCATTCAGACTACCACTGTCCAGTTAGAAATATCAAATATGGCTGGCAGTTACAGCACATGCAGAGACTCAACTTCTAACACTGAGCCTTCATTCTCCACTTTTAGAACAGGATTCAAGTTGTCATCTGATAAAACTTATGATGCATCAAATAACAGTTCTAAATGTAGAACAACAGGCACCTTTGATAATATAACCTCAGGATCAACTGTAGATAGTTCTTACTCTGTAACCTCAAACTACACAGATTGTGCTAATTTGAATACATCAGGCATGACAGATTATTATTCAAATCACAGAATTCCTTCAGGTATGTCCAAACAGAACGACCATTTGGATTGGATCTCAAAAAATCAGAACACTTGTTACCAAAGCACAGATCATTCTTTCGCACCTTCACAACAGATAAGCAATCCCCAAACATGGAGCAGCAATACCAGTAGCAACATCCCTGTTTCCCATTATGTCCATTCAGATGTCGCTCAGGCTGGCAGTATTGTGTTTAACATGTTGTCCTCCTCGGGACTGCAGGAGATCAGCAGGATAGAGGCGTCCTTCAACCAGCTAGAGGTGAACAGCAGGGAAGGCAGGGTTTGTCCtaatgtagcaataacaaacaCGGCAGCCAAAGAGGTCAAACCCCAGATATGCAAGTCCAGGTTACCAGTGAGGGTGCACAGAAGCAAACTATGCAGCCAAAGTCGAACAATAGTGAAAGACAAGGCACAAGAAAATGCTG comes from the Seriola aureovittata isolate HTS-2021-v1 ecotype China chromosome 21, ASM2101889v1, whole genome shotgun sequence genome and includes:
- the LOC130162078 gene encoding ankyrin-3-like isoform X30, with translation MAHAASQLKKKADENLNAAEDEKEKKKARKRSREVKKKTDVNACYLRAARAGNLEKALDYLKNGVDINICNQNGLNALHLASKEGHVEVVAELIKQGANVDAATKKGNTALHIASLAGQSEVVKELVTHGANVNAQSQNGFTPLYMAAQENHLEVVQFLLDNGSSQSIATEDGFTPLAVALQQGHDQVVSLLLENDTKGKVRLPALHIAARKDDTKAAALLLQNDHNADVESKSGFTPLHIAAHYGNINVATLLLNRGAAVDFKARNDITPLHVASKRGNSNMVRLLLERGAKIDARTKDGLTPLHCGARSGHEQVVEMLLDRGAPILSKTKNGLSPLHMATQGDHLNCVQLLLHHEVPVDDVTNDYLTALHVAAHCGHYKVAKVIVDKKANPNAKALNGFTPLHIACKKNRVKVMELLLKHGASIQAVTESGLTPIHVAAFMGHENIVHQLISHGASPNTSNVRGETALHMAARAGQSNVVRYLVQNGARVDAKAKDDQTPLHISSRLGKQDIVHQLLANGACPDATTNSGYTPLHLAAREGHRDIAAALLDQGASLGITTKKGFTPLHVAAKYGKIEVANLLLQKSAQADAAGKSGLTPLHVAAHYDNQKVALLLLNQGASPHAAAKNGYTPLHIAAKKNQMEITTTLLEYGASTNTVTRQGITPLHLAAQEGNVDIVTLLLARDAPVNMGNKSGLTPLHLAAQEDKVNVAEVLVNQGATIDPETKLGYTPLHVACHYGNVKMVNFLLKNQAKVNAKTKNGYTPLHQASQQGHTHIINLLLHHGASPNELTANGNSALSIARRLGYISVVDTLKVVTEETLTTQTVTEKHKMNVPETMNEVLDMSDDEGDDAMTGDTDKYLAPQDLRELGDDSLPQEGYMGFSVGARSQSSDRSNTLNRSSFTRDSMMIEEMLAPNKEMHLAVAKDFDSESLRRYSWTADALDNVNLVSSPIHSGFLVSFMVDARGGSMRGSRHNGMRIIIPPRKCTAPTRITCRLVKRHKLASPPPMVEGEGLASRLVEVGPAGAQFLGPVIVEIPHFGSMRGQERELILLRSDNGETWKEHLYDCKTDDLNQLLNGMDEELDSPEELERKRICRIITKDFPQYFAVVSRIRQETNQMGPEGGTLCSRSVPLVQASFPEGALTKKIKVGLQAQPVPDDTVKKILGNRATFSPIVTVEPRRRKFHKPITMTIPVPPLSGEGLTNGYKGDCTPCLRLLCSITGGTSPAQWEDITGTTPLTFVNDCVSFTTNVSARFWLADCHQIPETVALATQLYRELICVPYMAKFVVFAKMNDPVESRLRCFCMTDDKVDKTLEQQENFEEVARSKDIEVLEGRPIYVDCYGNLAPLAKAGQQLVLNFYAFKENRLPFCVKVRDPSQEACGRLTFLKECKTIKGLPQTAVCNLNITLPAVKKEMESDAEDETEKPERRHTFASLALRKRYSYLAEPALKTAVERSTAARTLPAGYPHKPVFPTRPYPPWSTAPITVPGQTRPGVGGSVASTDSPAGSPAASPLKSTWPLSSPSPACPATIKATLGAPPPVPTLSSPVKSISDIVSSSPIRSYRTMPSPIKTVVQQGQYPVQASASLVSSGSPCKPATDPASIKNLASAYTSRTSPLHSISNGPVPERSSAPITAPASPKTPYNMYNANLPFKTALGSTVVTDAVAPNLPSGKSISSLSSLKTSVDSTLSSRGGRTSLSSLSSTGQTTIASSELSMMNGSVSPVKYPSSSSTPSSPSSRLISERSSSLQERIQATTQAATSGVSAAINEAIDSYSVSGYGTLKTQSSSRRSATASSAYGSMRSVVASPSSAVSSNTVTVPVYSLVNVIPETPVKPGPGSLKMALPDSPRPSSSSSSSLSSCVTTSKINSQLKSPPFITPPIIHPTAASNQEILKDVADMKEDLIRMSAILQTDTQTAAKTVQTSNTGTPKETKLEDEEPFTLVEKVKEDLVKVSEILQKDIMSEGKAIAGKERPSEDEWEEFSKDEIEEAQRSTLTDYYPLFDENTLLLKHQSMSSKDLELAKVVDFLTNDFGANSLSKMTELKCKYEEATKREGEEKQKRVLKPSMSIQEHKLKMPPPVSGMLRSPSEKDLSKLAESYQGSETILESPEDLSHEQDKSPLSDSGFETRSEKTPSAPQSAESTGPKPLFTDSPIPPCVTETRTEVVHIRSYEQPDDPCEPLLMEEAASAPPSIEPDPASISSTKALQMKMPEEDSMMNKSVCLKEETHITTTTRMVYHKPQLTDGAEIREEGMSVSDIMKAFQSGRDPSKELAGLFEHKASQDSVKGDELTPRFLDRDIKSKPKVERIIEVHIEKGHSTTEPTEVIIRETKKHPELYVYKGDRGIRELTDYDEAQQEEEELTAEESLPSFLETSRVNTPVSQEEDSRPSSAQLMADDSYKALKLLSQHSIEYCDDELSEIRGESYRFAEKMLLSEKLDVSSMSHSDTEDSAMMTDKSRHLIHEENGSRGAESMSQQQGSPKREFVSKSSKDGSPKSGKFLHREEPSPFDKVTVLHYSTDQGSPKHAVWMRFTEDKHDRSRDKLLYEDRVDQTVKEAEEKLCEVSQFFRDKTEKLNDELQSPEKKPMRREVKEPRSWPSSACSSPEKTQQKSKAGEEVFSKSKLREPSVVKMFGSTPTTEKKSSSLPSSPQKSVLSHTSDDKIKQQTKTSESAPSSPAHVKSTSKVSAVRMKFESEAQKQSQSSPTKVPPPVQPKPSIKKLQESKLPVYQFFAGGKASKVSEASEDETFKKDVEQDKCDATDSSKPAVISTSKAPKHIGEKLPNKNIPEASLRRPISETENDKATAKGKDVHSSVTQEFKESNKVQKVQTSIVHDAVRLLEKESDAKKYQQITKSESASKEVIAELPKKDGEEPLNKNLRKKTESQIPIRTASSTLDNDLTKKQTIIKPSQIPTLSKSKIQMSLETTPAKTDENLTFEILDNAPKDSNSNNLPSPREMLENVINPPAATTTKENFKGIKTLPVYVGVQVGRQAEREAKGALYTVKQKSNSAISPISPDDDTLEQVSFIDSSGKSPLTPETPSSEEVSYDLTVRTPDGFMGFMPGKPSPILEVSEESEEDDQGKVFFSFKEALPERKTDIHATQADLANANKQETEMNDNLQELTNRFNQQVTTANGEYEEITGQEHQEVSKDKGIAYIEFPPPPPLDSASEISDPERKGSCASSETETEMMEVNLQEEHDRYLLTEPIIRIQPPSPVPPGEDDSQSNGDEGDDDESIFQPIPCKKFTFKVPEEEEEKKKDKEKATKSKKHDKNGNNKELNGGTNGSNGSYGSNGSNGSNGSNDKGEDYEYEQNGNDQSITDCSIATTAEFSHDTDATEIDSLDGYELQDEDDGLCEQADLRLFGLPDSRRDVWATDTFRSTDRSFPQTKLEVIEEEKTPEECQKDTFKKDTPSNGGKPDAVSKDGVTSQEQKPSDKEGFSDTYFSYKLEEEFNSPFKTVATKGLDFDPWSSKGGEEDIVDMGGTRGSNGEPKPFGLAVDEQSQATTPDTTPARTPTDDSTPTSEPNPFPFHEGKMFEMTRSGAIDMSKRDMVEERLQFFQIGPQSPCERTDLRMAIVADHLGLSWTELARELDFSVDEINFIRVENPNSLTAQSFMLLKKWVHRDGKNATTDALTAVLTKINRLDIVTLLEGPIFDYGNISGTRCFADDNAVFPDQSDGYHNIDLELQTPTELNYEPPTPLRSDDFFSEGDASLDSPSKTTLTRPSDLSLTQTTSTISSDPLTVAPAPGPCGSVPPIVGAEDTALTTGEKVEDKLVSYERPDNDRRAVEKSGTEELKAGPVVGLERNQKEDAVSDVAQGNGRREEEEEEEEEEEMTQERLQSLLEDIKLEGGLEDEEMTEERVNAILEQVRQAEKVMCSVPGWRGEMSDTIAESSLHGTQEGSPDSMEQPQAQADRQNGGQTDAAWEGKEKEAKKKGSQEDGSTAGPSRGREEGGDRSQHKVQGRVRAEESGSDEETTVTTRVYRRRVILKGEEAKNIPGESVTEEQFTDEDGNLVTRKVIRKVVRRVFNSEERRESESETVTEEGAGAGGVGGGVADAPSAGAAAAAAGGGGGGGGASGGKGKRRGKRSRQGHKAEKSGEEAQRGKNEPGDGANKKQGKRSQS